A part of Olleya sp. Bg11-27 genomic DNA contains:
- the pdxA gene encoding 4-hydroxythreonine-4-phosphate dehydrogenase PdxA — translation MKKEENIKLGISIGDLNGIGSEVVLRIFEDNRMLDFCTPIIFASIKTMSFVKTHFKLDINLNGIQNVSQALPGRVNVLNCWKENVAISFGQEDPKIGEYAITSLEQATKSLKEEEIDLLVTAPINKHNIQSETFKFPGHTDYLNQELEGNSLMFMVADGLRVGLLTDHVPVKDIAMHITPKLIEEKINTVYNSLKQDFQIDKPKIAVLGINPHTGDNGVIGTEDDTVLRPTLQKIKDSGKLIFGPYAADSFFGSNNYKNFDAIIASYHDQGLIPFKTLSFGQGVNYTAGLNRVRTSPDHGTAYEIAGKGIADIGSFKEAIFTGIHIFKNRNEYQELTKNPLGYSKRKI, via the coding sequence ATGAAGAAAGAAGAAAATATTAAATTAGGAATTTCTATAGGAGATTTAAACGGTATAGGATCAGAAGTTGTTTTGAGGATTTTTGAAGACAATAGAATGTTAGATTTTTGTACACCTATTATTTTTGCCTCTATCAAAACGATGAGTTTTGTGAAAACTCATTTTAAATTAGATATTAACTTAAACGGGATCCAAAATGTCAGTCAGGCACTACCTGGACGTGTTAATGTTTTAAATTGCTGGAAAGAAAATGTAGCTATTAGTTTTGGACAAGAAGATCCGAAAATTGGAGAATACGCAATTACGTCTTTAGAGCAAGCTACAAAATCTTTAAAAGAGGAAGAAATAGATCTTTTGGTAACAGCGCCTATAAATAAGCATAACATACAGTCCGAGACCTTTAAGTTTCCTGGTCATACAGATTATCTTAATCAAGAATTAGAAGGGAATAGTCTTATGTTTATGGTGGCAGATGGCCTTAGAGTTGGATTGCTAACGGACCATGTTCCTGTTAAGGATATCGCAATGCATATTACGCCAAAACTGATAGAAGAAAAAATTAATACGGTCTACAATTCGCTTAAGCAAGATTTTCAAATTGATAAACCTAAAATTGCAGTTTTGGGTATTAACCCACATACTGGAGATAATGGTGTTATAGGAACAGAGGATGATACTGTTTTAAGACCAACACTTCAAAAAATTAAAGACTCAGGGAAGCTAATTTTTGGCCCATATGCAGCAGATAGCTTTTTTGGATCAAACAATTATAAAAATTTTGATGCGATAATAGCTTCATATCATGACCAAGGATTAATACCTTTTAAAACATTATCTTTTGGACAAGGTGTAAATTATACGGCAGGTCTAAACAGAGTAAGAACCTCTCCAGACCATGGAACAGCTTATGAAATTGCAGGAAAAGGCATCGCGGACATTGGTTCTTTTAAGGAAGCAATTTTTACAGGAATACATATTTTTAAAAATAGAAACGAGTATCAGGAGCTTACTAAAAACCCTTTAGGCTATTCGAAAAGAAAGATATAA
- a CDS encoding riboflavin synthase — translation MFTGIIETLGTVKQLSTIKDNLDITIESTITSQLKIDQSVAHNGVCLTVVEINDSQYRVTAIKETLDKTNIGDLQIDDFVNIERAMKLGDRLDGHIVQGHVDQTATCIEAKDTNGSWLYTFEYDPKLNNITIEKGSITVNGVSLTVVNSQKNSFSVAIIPYTYEHTNFKQFKIGTKINLEFDVIGKYVKRLNELSL, via the coding sequence ATGTTTACAGGAATAATTGAAACACTTGGTACGGTCAAACAATTATCAACTATAAAAGATAATTTAGATATTACTATTGAAAGCACTATTACTAGCCAACTAAAAATAGATCAAAGTGTTGCACATAACGGCGTTTGCTTGACTGTTGTCGAAATCAATGATAGCCAATATAGAGTGACAGCCATTAAAGAAACTTTGGACAAAACCAATATTGGAGATTTACAAATAGATGACTTTGTAAACATTGAACGCGCTATGAAACTTGGAGACCGACTAGATGGTCACATTGTACAGGGCCACGTTGATCAAACAGCGACTTGTATTGAAGCTAAAGACACTAACGGAAGTTGGCTATATACTTTTGAATACGACCCAAAACTAAATAATATAACCATAGAAAAAGGGTCTATTACTGTAAACGGAGTTAGTCTAACGGTTGTTAATTCTCAAAAAAACAGCTTTAGCGTTGCTATTATACCCTACACATATGAGCACACTAATTTTAAGCAATTTAAAATTGGGACAAAAATTAATTTAGAATTTGATGTCATTGGAAAATACGTGAAGCGCCTTAACGAATTAAGCCTTTAA
- a CDS encoding PID-CTERM protein-sorting domain-containing protein gives MKTNKSLSALVLFLLISTVCVSQGTPPPAPLESARVPPPGLPIDGGLIILVVVGIVYGVYKLISLKKSLKA, from the coding sequence ATGAAGACAAATAAATCATTATCAGCACTAGTCTTGTTTTTATTAATAAGCACAGTTTGTGTCTCTCAAGGGACGCCGCCACCGGCGCCATTGGAGTCTGCCCGAGTTCCACCACCAGGTCTTCCTATAGATGGTGGGTTAATTATATTGGTGGTTGTTGGTATTGTATACGGTGTCTATAAATTAATTTCTTTGAAGAAATCTTTAAAGGCTTAA
- a CDS encoding 2-isopropylmalate synthase encodes MSKNTIQIFDTTLRDGEQVPGCKLNTEQKVVIAKQLDLLGVNVIEAGFPVSSPGDFKSVEEISKIVKNATVCGLTRAVENDIKIAAEALKHAKHPRIHTGIGTSDSHILHKFKSNKDAIIQRAYDAVKYAKSFVQDVEFYAEDAGRTDNEYLARVCEAAIKAGATVLNIPDTTGYCLPSEYGAKIKYLKENVKGIENAILSCHCHNDLGLATANSIEGVINGARQIECTINGIGERAGNTALEEVVMVLKQHPYLNLDTTIKTEMLYGLSQLVSDSMGIYTQPNKAIVGANAFAHSSGIHQDGVIKNRETYEIINPKDVGVTESAIVLTARSGRAALAYRAKIVGYDLTKLQLDDVYANFLSFADRKKEINDGDIHQIIETSNVYQQIISA; translated from the coding sequence ATGTCAAAAAACACAATTCAAATATTTGATACTACTCTACGTGATGGCGAACAAGTGCCAGGATGTAAGCTAAACACCGAGCAAAAAGTAGTCATAGCAAAGCAATTAGACTTACTAGGTGTCAATGTCATAGAAGCAGGCTTTCCCGTCTCAAGTCCTGGCGATTTTAAATCGGTAGAAGAAATATCAAAGATAGTCAAAAACGCTACCGTTTGCGGCTTAACAAGAGCTGTCGAAAATGATATAAAAATAGCAGCCGAAGCACTAAAACATGCTAAACACCCAAGAATCCATACAGGTATAGGAACTTCTGACTCACACATACTCCATAAATTTAAATCTAATAAAGACGCCATCATCCAACGTGCTTATGACGCTGTAAAATATGCTAAATCTTTTGTTCAAGATGTTGAATTTTATGCTGAAGACGCCGGACGTACCGATAATGAATATCTAGCAAGAGTTTGCGAAGCTGCAATAAAGGCGGGCGCAACTGTATTAAACATACCAGATACAACAGGCTATTGTCTACCTAGTGAATATGGCGCAAAAATTAAATATCTAAAAGAAAACGTAAAAGGTATCGAAAATGCCATTTTATCTTGTCATTGCCATAACGACTTAGGATTAGCCACAGCAAACTCTATAGAAGGCGTTATTAATGGCGCAAGACAAATAGAATGTACCATAAACGGAATTGGAGAACGCGCAGGAAACACCGCTTTAGAAGAAGTGGTAATGGTACTAAAACAACATCCTTACCTAAATTTAGACACTACCATTAAGACCGAAATGCTATACGGACTAAGTCAACTAGTATCTGACAGCATGGGAATTTACACACAGCCAAACAAAGCTATTGTAGGTGCCAATGCCTTTGCACATAGCTCTGGAATACATCAAGATGGTGTTATTAAAAATCGTGAAACTTACGAAATCATTAATCCAAAAGATGTAGGAGTAACCGAATCAGCTATCGTATTAACAGCTAGAAGTGGCCGTGCTGCTTTAGCCTATAGAGCTAAAATTGTAGGATACGATTTAACAAAATTACAACTAGACGATGTTTACGCTAACTTTTTAAGTTTTGCTGATAGAAAAAAAGAGATAAACGATGGCGATATCCATCAAATAATCGAAACTAGTAACGTTTATCAACAAATAATTTCAGCTTAA
- the leuC gene encoding 3-isopropylmalate dehydratase large subunit → MGKTLFDKVWDAHVVDTINDGPQVLYIDKHLIHEVTSPQAFNELERRQIPVFRPDQIVATADHNTPTLEQHLPIKDELSRKQLKQLSENCKKNNITLYELGHKYNGIVHVMAPELGITQPGMTIVCGDSHTSTHGAFGTIAFGIGTSQVSQVFASQCLLLTKPKSLRVSVNGTLKNGVLPKDVILYIIAKLGTNSGTGYFCEYAGNVFEEMSMEGRMTVCNMSIEMGARGGMIAPDQTTFDYVKGKEFAPKGEAFNKKVDYWKTLPTDTDAIFDKEYSFDAEDIEPMVTYGTNPGMGIKVTENIPTLNDASFEKSLQYMDFKKGESLINKPINYVFIGSCTNSRIEDFRVAANYIKGKQKANNVTAWLVPGSKQVEAQIIEEGLKTIFNDAGFELRQPGCSACLAMNDDKIPQGEYCVSTSNRNFEGRQGQGSRTILASPLVAAATAIEGKIVDITKQLN, encoded by the coding sequence ATGGGAAAAACATTATTTGACAAAGTTTGGGACGCACATGTCGTTGACACCATCAACGATGGCCCACAAGTACTTTATATTGACAAACACTTAATACACGAAGTTACGAGTCCACAAGCTTTTAACGAGTTAGAACGAAGACAAATTCCGGTGTTTCGCCCAGATCAAATTGTAGCCACTGCGGACCATAACACACCGACTTTAGAGCAACATCTACCAATAAAAGACGAATTATCAAGAAAGCAACTTAAACAACTTTCTGAAAACTGTAAAAAAAACAACATTACACTATACGAACTAGGTCATAAATACAATGGAATAGTCCATGTAATGGCTCCGGAATTAGGGATCACGCAACCAGGAATGACTATTGTATGTGGCGACAGTCACACCTCAACACATGGCGCTTTCGGAACCATTGCTTTTGGTATCGGAACTAGCCAAGTCTCACAGGTTTTTGCGAGCCAATGCCTATTATTAACCAAACCCAAAAGCCTGAGAGTATCCGTTAATGGTACACTTAAAAATGGGGTTTTACCTAAAGATGTCATTTTATATATCATCGCTAAACTAGGGACAAACTCGGGCACAGGCTATTTCTGTGAATACGCTGGAAATGTCTTTGAAGAGATGTCAATGGAAGGCCGAATGACTGTTTGTAATATGAGTATTGAAATGGGCGCTCGAGGCGGAATGATTGCCCCAGACCAAACCACTTTTGACTATGTAAAGGGCAAAGAATTTGCGCCTAAAGGAGAGGCATTTAACAAAAAAGTAGACTATTGGAAAACACTACCAACAGATACGGATGCCATTTTTGATAAAGAATACAGCTTTGACGCAGAAGATATTGAACCAATGGTAACTTATGGAACAAACCCAGGAATGGGAATAAAAGTAACCGAAAACATACCTACTTTAAATGATGCTTCTTTCGAGAAGTCTTTACAATACATGGACTTTAAAAAAGGAGAATCTTTAATAAACAAACCTATAAACTATGTGTTTATTGGTAGTTGCACAAATTCTAGAATTGAAGATTTTAGAGTTGCAGCAAACTATATAAAAGGAAAACAAAAAGCAAATAACGTTACGGCTTGGCTAGTACCAGGAAGCAAACAGGTTGAAGCTCAAATAATAGAAGAAGGTTTAAAAACCATTTTTAATGATGCTGGTTTCGAACTTAGACAGCCCGGTTGCTCTGCTTGCTTAGCCATGAATGATGACAAAATTCCGCAAGGAGAATATTGCGTCTCTACCTCAAATAGAAATTTTGAAGGCAGACAAGGACAAGGCTCAAGAACTATTTTAGCCAGCCCCTTAGTCGCAGCCGCGACAGCTATTGAAGGCAAGATTGTGGATATAACCAAACAATTAAATTAA
- the leuD gene encoding 3-isopropylmalate dehydratase small subunit, whose protein sequence is MEKFTTLQSQAIPLAIENIDTDQIIPARFLKATDRKGFGDNLFKDWCFNKDGSKNESFSLNNTNYSGSILVAGDNFGCGSSREHAAWALSDYGFKVIVSSFFADIFKGNALNNGLLPVQVSAEFLKVLLDVTTQKPETILEVNLENQTISVKDTSFKETFDIDAYKKTCMINGYDDIDYLLSKKETIAAFEAKKTY, encoded by the coding sequence ATGGAAAAGTTTACAACATTACAATCTCAAGCTATTCCGTTAGCCATAGAAAACATAGATACTGATCAAATTATTCCTGCTCGTTTCTTAAAAGCAACAGACCGTAAAGGATTTGGTGACAATCTTTTTAAAGATTGGTGCTTTAATAAGGACGGCTCTAAAAATGAATCGTTCTCTTTAAATAACACCAACTATTCCGGAAGCATTTTAGTCGCTGGCGACAATTTTGGTTGTGGCTCTAGTCGCGAACATGCCGCTTGGGCTTTAAGCGATTATGGTTTTAAAGTTATTGTTTCAAGTTTTTTCGCAGATATATTTAAAGGGAACGCGCTAAATAACGGACTATTACCTGTTCAAGTTTCAGCAGAATTTCTAAAAGTACTATTAGACGTCACAACACAAAAACCTGAAACGATACTAGAAGTCAATCTTGAAAACCAAACAATATCAGTTAAAGACACCTCCTTTAAAGAAACTTTTGATATCGACGCCTACAAAAAAACATGTATGATTAATGGCTATGATGATATTGACTACTTACTAAGTAAAAAAGAAACAATTGCAGCTTTTGAAGCTAAAAAAACATACTAA
- the leuB gene encoding 3-isopropylmalate dehydrogenase — protein MKLNIAVLPGDGIGPEVTNQSIKILKAIALEFDHTFLFKEAPVGAIAIDKKNNPLPDSTLDLCKSSDAILFGAIGHPKYDNDPSAKVRPEQGLLKLRKELGLYANIRPVKAYEVLLDKSPLKKEIIEGTDISIYRELTGGIYFGEKHLSEDGNTASDLCEYSKYEIERIAHLAFKNAQSRKKKVTLVDKANVLETSRLWRKVVTELAKEYPDVELDFLFVDNAAMQMILNPKQFDVILTENLFGDVISDEASVIGGSIGLLASASIGDKYAMFEPIHGSYPQATGKGIANPIASILSAAMLLEHFELYDEANLIKEGVEKSLKLKITTPDLNTSYDNISTSKVGDFIADFISNPNDTNINFNNIHLGQSTII, from the coding sequence ATGAAATTAAACATAGCAGTTTTACCTGGAGATGGTATCGGTCCAGAAGTGACCAACCAATCAATAAAAATATTAAAAGCAATTGCTTTAGAATTTGACCATACTTTTTTATTTAAAGAAGCCCCCGTTGGCGCCATCGCAATTGATAAAAAAAACAACCCATTACCAGATAGCACATTAGATTTATGTAAGTCTAGCGATGCCATTTTATTTGGAGCTATTGGACACCCAAAATACGATAACGACCCTAGTGCAAAAGTCCGCCCAGAACAAGGCTTACTTAAACTTAGAAAAGAACTTGGTCTCTATGCAAACATAAGACCTGTAAAAGCTTACGAAGTACTGCTAGATAAGTCTCCTCTTAAAAAAGAAATTATAGAAGGGACAGATATTAGTATCTATCGCGAATTAACAGGCGGTATTTATTTTGGAGAAAAACACCTAAGCGAAGACGGCAATACAGCGTCAGACTTATGTGAATACTCCAAATACGAAATTGAACGCATTGCCCACTTAGCTTTTAAAAATGCGCAAAGTAGAAAGAAAAAAGTAACCCTAGTCGATAAAGCTAATGTTTTAGAAACCTCTCGTCTTTGGAGAAAAGTTGTTACAGAACTAGCAAAAGAGTATCCTGATGTAGAATTAGACTTCTTATTTGTAGATAATGCAGCGATGCAAATGATCTTAAACCCAAAGCAATTTGATGTTATTTTAACTGAAAACCTATTTGGAGACGTCATAAGCGATGAAGCTAGTGTTATTGGAGGATCTATTGGATTATTAGCCTCCGCATCCATTGGAGACAAATACGCCATGTTCGAGCCTATTCACGGCTCCTATCCACAAGCAACAGGTAAAGGCATAGCAAACCCTATAGCCTCTATACTAAGTGCCGCTATGCTATTAGAACATTTTGAACTATACGATGAAGCCAACCTAATTAAAGAAGGTGTTGAAAAATCTTTAAAATTAAAAATAACAACACCAGATCTTAATACTTCTTACGACAACATCTCTACTTCCAAAGTAGGAGATTTTATTGCAGATTTTATCAGTAACCCAAATGATACGAATATTAATTTTAATAATATTCACTTAGGACAATCTACTATTATATAA
- a CDS encoding ammonium transporter, producing the protein MELFTINNVWMMICTALVFFMHLGFAFLEIGLTRQKNTINILFKNIFIITMGLLLYCLVGFNLMYPGDVFTEVNGVVQGDWNGILGFAGFGLESPTVIDPETGQAILDLSYNEGYTYWTDFLFQGMFAATAATIVSGAVAERMKIGPFIVFAIIYVGLVYPIAGSWKWGGGFLHTLETPFYDFAGSTLVHSVGGWAALVAVCLLGSRIGKFKNGKIQAIPGHNIPLATAGVLILWLGWFGFNGGSVLSADPSLTSLTLVTTCLAAAAGGVVAALTSTLMYKNLDLTMFLNGILGGLVGITAGADQMSPTDAILIGAIAGAIIVFAVSLIDKLKLDDPVGAIAVHLVCGIWGTLAVGVFGKLASGAQFVSQLIGVASYAAICIVSSFLIIFIMKKTVGIRVSEKEELEGLDAHEHGMDAYPDFRLNEH; encoded by the coding sequence ATGGAATTATTTACAATTAACAATGTATGGATGATGATCTGTACAGCACTAGTTTTCTTTATGCATTTAGGGTTTGCATTTTTAGAAATTGGTTTAACACGTCAAAAAAACACAATAAATATTTTATTTAAAAATATATTTATTATTACCATGGGCTTATTACTGTATTGTCTCGTTGGTTTTAATTTAATGTATCCAGGAGATGTGTTTACAGAAGTAAATGGGGTTGTTCAAGGTGATTGGAATGGTATTCTTGGTTTTGCAGGTTTTGGATTAGAGTCTCCAACGGTTATAGATCCTGAAACCGGACAAGCAATATTGGATTTATCGTATAACGAAGGGTATACTTATTGGACTGACTTCTTGTTTCAAGGGATGTTTGCGGCAACAGCTGCAACTATTGTTTCTGGGGCAGTTGCCGAACGAATGAAAATTGGGCCATTTATTGTTTTTGCAATTATATATGTTGGATTAGTGTATCCAATAGCAGGATCTTGGAAATGGGGAGGTGGATTTTTACATACGTTAGAAACGCCTTTTTATGACTTTGCAGGGTCAACATTAGTGCATTCCGTTGGTGGATGGGCAGCTTTGGTTGCTGTTTGCTTACTGGGTTCTAGAATAGGTAAATTTAAAAACGGAAAAATACAGGCTATTCCTGGGCATAATATTCCTTTGGCGACCGCTGGTGTTTTAATACTATGGTTAGGTTGGTTTGGGTTTAATGGAGGATCGGTATTGTCTGCGGACCCATCATTAACGTCATTAACATTAGTAACAACTTGTTTGGCAGCAGCAGCTGGTGGTGTGGTTGCGGCTTTGACATCTACGCTTATGTATAAGAATTTAGATTTAACTATGTTTTTAAATGGTATTTTGGGTGGTCTTGTTGGTATAACAGCAGGTGCTGATCAAATGAGTCCAACAGATGCTATACTGATTGGTGCAATTGCTGGAGCTATTATTGTTTTTGCGGTATCGTTAATTGATAAATTAAAATTAGATGACCCTGTTGGTGCTATTGCTGTGCATTTAGTGTGTGGTATTTGGGGGACATTAGCAGTTGGGGTATTTGGAAAATTAGCTAGCGGAGCACAATTTGTAAGTCAACTTATTGGTGTAGCTTCTTACGCAGCTATATGTATTGTTTCTTCATTCTTAATTATTTTTATAATGAAGAAAACGGTAGGAATAAGAGTTTCTGAAAAAGAAGAGTTGGAAGGTCTTGATGCTCATGAGCATGGAATGGATGCTTATCCAGACTTTAGATTAAACGAACATTAG
- a CDS encoding P-II family nitrogen regulator, with amino-acid sequence MKKVEAIIRKSKFSAVKNALHEVGVNFFSYWDVTGLGNEKEGHVYRGVSYSTSDIQRRYLSIVVNDDFEEVTIKAILESGSTGEVGDGKIFVSQIDEVYRIRTGNKGGNTLK; translated from the coding sequence ATGAAAAAAGTTGAAGCAATAATCAGAAAATCAAAATTTTCTGCAGTTAAAAATGCGTTGCATGAGGTTGGTGTAAATTTCTTCTCGTATTGGGATGTTACAGGATTAGGTAACGAGAAAGAGGGACATGTTTATAGAGGGGTTTCTTATAGTACAAGTGATATACAAAGACGCTATTTGTCAATAGTTGTTAATGATGATTTTGAAGAAGTAACCATAAAAGCCATTTTAGAATCGGGTTCTACAGGAGAAGTTGGAGACGGAAAAATATTTGTTTCACAAATCGATGAAGTTTATAGAATACGCACAGGAAATAAAGGCGGAAACACATTAAAATAA
- a CDS encoding outer membrane beta-barrel protein, producing MKQLFTLAIILASVTLSAQEESDGLEKKFSFEGSVDAYYRTNFTAPNDDNQIAPTTSFADTAGFSLGMGNIIASYEKGRVGAVADLVFGPRGEAASATVLNQLFAFYNISENTKLTFGKFNTFLGYEVIAPAGNFNYSTSYLFSNGPFSHTGVKADFTLSEDFSLMVGVFNQTDVTEFNPDGSYAVGAQLGYDGQFLNLLYDDAGLGFEVDYTGGFDASDEFFLGINAAYADNDGEGFYGVDLYPQYDLSDTFTVGLRGEYFQKQSESVDDDPSVIGLTLTGSLVIDEDLIIKPEFRLDNSSEDAFIDTDLMATKSLGSFVVAAIYKF from the coding sequence ATGAAACAATTGTTTACTCTGGCTATTATTTTAGCATCTGTGACTTTATCTGCTCAAGAGGAGTCTGATGGTCTTGAAAAAAAGTTCTCTTTTGAGGGGAGTGTCGATGCTTATTATCGTACTAATTTTACAGCTCCAAATGATGATAATCAAATTGCTCCGACAACGTCCTTTGCAGATACTGCGGGATTTTCATTAGGAATGGGAAATATAATTGCGTCTTATGAGAAAGGTAGAGTTGGTGCAGTCGCAGATTTAGTTTTTGGACCAAGAGGTGAAGCGGCTAGTGCAACGGTACTAAATCAATTATTTGCTTTTTATAATATTAGTGAAAACACAAAATTGACTTTTGGGAAGTTTAATACTTTTTTAGGTTATGAGGTTATTGCTCCAGCAGGAAATTTTAATTACAGTACGTCTTATTTGTTTTCTAATGGGCCTTTTTCTCACACAGGTGTAAAAGCTGATTTTACATTGTCTGAGGATTTTAGCTTGATGGTTGGTGTGTTTAATCAAACAGATGTTACTGAGTTTAATCCTGACGGTAGTTATGCGGTTGGGGCGCAATTAGGATATGATGGTCAATTTTTAAATCTTTTATATGATGATGCAGGATTAGGGTTTGAAGTCGATTATACAGGAGGGTTTGATGCATCAGATGAGTTTTTTTTAGGAATCAACGCAGCGTATGCAGATAATGACGGAGAAGGGTTTTATGGCGTGGATTTGTATCCTCAATATGATCTTAGTGATACGTTTACAGTAGGATTAAGGGGAGAATATTTTCAGAAGCAGAGTGAGTCTGTAGATGATGATCCAAGTGTTATTGGGTTAACGCTTACGGGGAGTTTAGTTATTGATGAAGACTTAATTATTAAGCCGGAATTTAGATTAGATAATAGTTCTGAAGACGCGTTTATTGATACAGATTTAATGGCAACAAAAAGCTTAGGTTCTTTTGTGGTTGCAGCGATATATAAATTTTAA